The following coding sequences are from one Magnetovibrio sp. PR-2 window:
- a CDS encoding glycosyltransferase family 2 protein, producing MRDPQTSPAPLISVILPCYNTHEYLGEALDSLRAQTFQDFEAVLVDDGSNNPDTVAFLDNLGPDVRMIRQVNMGLPAARNTAFRNARGTYVLPLDCDDWLDPKYLETAYEVLKNSPPKTVVYSHLNAFGDINGVLYKNYNFFEQLFLNQLPYCLLMPKSAWYDLGGYDESMRSGYEDWEFNIRLGRHGYFGVPIDEALFHYRVSESGMLKSISRNKHGWLWGDIQKKNFRAYSISALFKSWWKWRKKSSTYPLGLYFFWILLHRGMPSSVFAYAFAKLLPYSHSARVSQTSS from the coding sequence ATGCGTGATCCCCAAACATCGCCAGCGCCGCTCATCTCGGTTATTTTGCCGTGCTACAACACGCACGAATACTTGGGCGAAGCCTTGGATAGCCTACGTGCTCAAACCTTTCAAGACTTTGAAGCCGTTCTCGTAGACGATGGCTCAAACAACCCCGACACCGTCGCTTTCCTCGACAACTTAGGCCCCGACGTCCGCATGATCCGTCAGGTGAACATGGGCCTGCCTGCGGCACGAAACACCGCGTTTCGAAATGCCCGCGGCACCTATGTGCTGCCCCTGGATTGCGACGACTGGCTGGATCCGAAGTATTTGGAAACAGCTTACGAAGTTCTCAAGAACAGCCCCCCCAAAACGGTTGTCTACAGCCATTTGAACGCATTTGGCGATATCAACGGCGTTTTGTACAAAAACTATAATTTCTTCGAACAGCTGTTTCTCAACCAACTGCCCTACTGCCTGCTGATGCCGAAATCCGCTTGGTATGACCTAGGCGGATACGACGAAAGCATGCGCAGCGGCTATGAGGATTGGGAATTCAACATCCGCCTGGGACGCCACGGCTATTTCGGCGTCCCCATCGATGAAGCCCTGTTCCATTACCGTGTCAGCGAGTCTGGTATGTTGAAAAGTATCTCACGCAACAAGCACGGTTGGTTGTGGGGTGATATCCAGAAGAAAAACTTCCGTGCTTACAGCATCTCGGCATTGTTCAAAAGCTGGTGGAAATGGCGCAAAAAATCGTCTACCTATCCACTTGGCCTGTACTTCTTTTGGATCTTGCTGCACCGCGGCATGCCAAGTTCCGTCTTTGCATATGCGTTTGCCAAGCTGCTGCCGTATTCGCATTCAGCACGGGTTTCCCAGACGTCATCGTAA
- the gmd gene encoding GDP-mannose 4,6-dehydratase, with amino-acid sequence MSTKSALITGITGQDGALLAELLLEKGYTVHGIKRRSSSFNTERVDHLYHDPHEKDGRFFMHYGDLTDSTNLIRLIQETKPDEIYNLAAQSHVQVSFDTPEYTANADAIGTLRILEAMRILGMEKTSRFYQASTSELFGDAPAPQSETTPFQPRSPYAAAKLYSYWIVRNYREAYNMHASNGILFNHEGPTRGETFVTRKITRAVAAIKHGLQDKIYLGNLDACRDWGHARDYVEGMWRIVQHDTPDDFVLCTEETHSVREFVELAFSHIGRTIEWKGEGVDQLGIDADNGDVLIEIDPRYFRPTEVEYLLGDCSKAKETLGWKHTTPFSDLVKEMVEYDLNLVQQQTNRNFGHDG; translated from the coding sequence ATGTCAACTAAATCTGCCCTTATCACTGGTATCACCGGCCAAGACGGCGCGCTCCTTGCTGAACTGTTGCTCGAAAAGGGCTACACGGTTCACGGTATCAAGCGGCGCTCGTCTTCTTTCAATACCGAGCGGGTCGATCACCTCTATCACGACCCCCATGAAAAAGACGGTCGTTTCTTCATGCACTACGGCGATCTGACGGATTCGACGAACCTGATCCGTTTGATCCAAGAAACGAAGCCGGACGAAATCTACAATCTTGCGGCGCAAAGCCACGTGCAAGTCAGTTTCGACACTCCGGAATACACCGCCAACGCCGATGCCATCGGAACGTTACGTATTCTTGAAGCCATGCGTATCTTGGGCATGGAAAAAACCTCCCGCTTTTATCAGGCGTCCACTTCGGAATTGTTCGGCGATGCACCCGCACCCCAATCCGAAACCACGCCGTTTCAGCCGCGCAGCCCGTATGCCGCGGCGAAGCTCTACAGTTACTGGATCGTTCGCAACTACCGCGAAGCTTATAATATGCACGCGTCGAACGGCATTTTGTTCAACCACGAAGGGCCGACACGCGGCGAAACCTTTGTGACGCGTAAAATCACCCGCGCCGTTGCTGCGATCAAACACGGGCTACAAGACAAGATCTACCTGGGCAACTTGGATGCGTGTCGCGACTGGGGTCACGCCCGCGATTATGTCGAAGGCATGTGGCGCATCGTCCAACATGACACCCCAGACGACTTCGTGCTGTGCACCGAAGAAACCCATTCCGTTCGCGAATTCGTAGAACTGGCCTTTTCGCACATCGGGCGCACCATCGAATGGAAAGGCGAAGGCGTCGATCAGTTGGGCATTGATGCGGACAACGGTGACGTGTTGATCGAGATTGATCCGCGCTACTTCCGTCCGACCGAGGTCGAGTACTTGCTCGGCGACTGCTCCAAAGCCAAAGAAACCCTGGGCTGGAAACACACCACACCGTTCAGTGACCTCGTCAAAGAAATGGTGGAATACGATCTGAATTTGGTCCAACAACAAACGAACCGTAATTTTGGCCATGACGGATAA
- a CDS encoding B12-binding domain-containing radical SAM protein, whose amino-acid sequence MINPPALNTVVEHPDEHGEEFLEADSFGEFPPLGILYVLSHLEAHTEGHEFFFKDCVAERISYEDLRTYFEEIKPDIVGVTSFTVSLVDVCMTGAMAKEVNPNAHVSLGGHHSIAYPNEAAQLPEFDSIVVGEGEEAFTDLVNCLDKGEDFTHIRGVYTRESIKRYADNPVRDKRFLARVSVPAAYVEDIDALPMVDRKWIRHYRYQNILGITNNLATILSSRGCPYLCTFCDVPIKSYRERSAKLVVDEIEQCLEMGYTEFRFYDDLFNINERKVLDLTEELERRKLNITWDFRGRVNGVTYESLVRAKATGLRMISFGVETGTDEGLKILKKATTTAKIEQAFKWCRELGIITVADYIIGQPFEKSVADVRKNIDFLMKLDPDYAQVSILTLYPNTQMYNDAVAQGIAEAGRWQEFAKKPTKNFLVDHWDEHLTLAQLTDLQKEAYRKFYFRIKYIFRSVMKTRSFYEFMSKAKGAMKLAESNKRAA is encoded by the coding sequence ATGATTAACCCCCCGGCTTTGAACACGGTTGTTGAGCACCCAGACGAGCATGGCGAGGAATTCTTGGAAGCGGATTCATTTGGCGAATTTCCGCCGTTGGGGATCTTGTATGTCCTTTCGCATCTCGAAGCGCATACTGAAGGCCACGAATTCTTCTTCAAAGACTGTGTCGCGGAACGCATTTCCTATGAAGACTTGCGCACCTACTTCGAAGAAATCAAACCTGACATTGTGGGCGTGACCAGCTTTACGGTGAGCTTGGTTGACGTGTGTATGACGGGGGCGATGGCGAAAGAGGTCAACCCCAACGCGCACGTCAGCTTGGGCGGGCACCACTCCATCGCCTATCCCAACGAAGCGGCACAATTGCCGGAATTTGACAGCATTGTCGTCGGCGAGGGTGAGGAAGCCTTTACCGATCTGGTGAACTGCCTGGATAAGGGTGAGGATTTCACTCACATTCGCGGCGTCTACACGCGCGAATCCATCAAGCGATATGCCGACAACCCGGTGCGCGATAAGCGTTTTTTAGCGCGTGTGTCGGTCCCGGCGGCCTATGTCGAAGATATTGATGCTCTGCCGATGGTTGATCGTAAATGGATCCGCCACTACCGTTATCAGAACATCTTGGGCATCACCAACAATCTTGCGACCATTCTCAGTTCGCGCGGGTGTCCTTATCTCTGCACATTTTGTGATGTGCCCATCAAAAGTTACCGCGAACGGTCTGCGAAGTTAGTCGTTGACGAGATCGAGCAATGTCTGGAGATGGGCTATACGGAATTTCGGTTCTATGATGATCTGTTCAACATCAACGAACGCAAGGTCTTGGACCTCACCGAAGAGCTGGAGCGGCGCAAGCTGAACATCACCTGGGACTTCCGTGGCCGGGTGAACGGCGTGACTTATGAATCCCTGGTCCGCGCAAAAGCCACGGGCTTGCGAATGATTTCGTTCGGCGTCGAAACCGGCACGGACGAAGGGCTGAAGATTTTGAAAAAAGCCACGACAACGGCCAAGATCGAGCAGGCGTTTAAGTGGTGCCGCGAGCTTGGCATCATCACGGTTGCCGACTACATCATCGGCCAGCCGTTTGAGAAATCCGTTGCAGATGTGCGCAAAAACATTGATTTCTTGATGAAACTGGATCCGGATTACGCTCAAGTTTCGATCTTAACGCTTTATCCCAACACGCAAATGTATAACGACGCCGTGGCCCAGGGCATTGCAGAGGCCGGCCGTTGGCAGGAATTTGCGAAAAAGCCGACGAAGAATTTCCTCGTGGACCACTGGGATGAACACCTGACCTTGGCTCAATTGACGGATCTTCAAAAGGAAGCCTATCGAAAATTCTATTTCCGGATAAAATATATTTTCCGCAGTGTGATGAAGACCCGGTCTTTTTACGAATTTATGTCGAAGGCGAAGGGCGCTATGAAACTGGCGGAATCCAACAAACGTGCGGCTTAA
- a CDS encoding glycosyltransferase, which produces MTDAATYKLTIIVPSYNEADNMLPLFEAIERDVHEQNREIIVVDDDSPDGTAEVVKKAMSEYGNLKLIVRTEDKGLVNSINEGIRAAQGEVIVWLDADLTMPPHHLNHFLGLLDQGADMVVGSRYKEGGGIKGASENGKTSWSVLLRNIQDSEDSIFGIAISKIGNWTVRNLLEPEYFDYTSGFYAVRRSVFDTIEVKGKYLDYCIRFLVQTVRAGFKVEEVPVVMMPRERGESKTTSGAFTLMKIMFDCFIVIMGLVTRRI; this is translated from the coding sequence TTGACGGACGCTGCCACTTATAAACTCACCATCATCGTTCCCAGCTATAACGAAGCAGACAACATGTTGCCTTTGTTTGAAGCCATTGAACGGGATGTGCATGAGCAAAATCGTGAAATCATCGTGGTCGATGATGATTCCCCCGACGGTACGGCGGAAGTCGTGAAGAAGGCGATGTCGGAGTACGGGAATCTGAAGCTGATCGTGCGTACCGAAGACAAGGGCTTGGTGAATTCCATCAACGAAGGCATTCGTGCAGCCCAAGGTGAGGTTATCGTTTGGCTGGATGCCGATCTCACCATGCCGCCCCATCACTTGAACCACTTTTTGGGGCTGCTCGACCAAGGTGCGGATATGGTTGTGGGCTCGCGCTACAAAGAGGGCGGCGGCATCAAAGGTGCAAGTGAAAACGGCAAGACGTCGTGGTCCGTGCTATTGCGCAACATTCAAGACAGCGAAGATTCCATTTTCGGCATCGCGATTTCGAAGATTGGCAATTGGACGGTGCGCAATCTGTTGGAGCCGGAGTATTTTGACTATACCAGCGGATTTTACGCCGTGCGCCGATCTGTCTTTGATACCATCGAAGTCAAAGGTAAATACCTAGATTATTGCATTCGTTTTTTGGTTCAGACGGTGCGCGCGGGCTTCAAAGTTGAAGAAGTTCCGGTGGTGATGATGCCCCGCGAACGCGGCGAATCGAAAACCACCAGCGGTGCCTTCACCCTGATGAAAATCATGTTCGATTGCTTTATTGTGATCATGGGCCTAGTCACACGCAGAATTTAG
- a CDS encoding glycosyltransferase family 4 protein — protein MLHDPVIKKLMRLGWGGALALHGALNLVIPRMRNEICVFYGGARPGDVGGPLVKVKRLRGLFAEAFWGFNLVYTLSNTPYLPDIALKVLAWRSVPLVHNQNGVFYSGWYAGDWQGQNQRMARTYHQADYVFYQSEFCKRSADKFLGEREGPGEILYNAVDTTFYCPAEKTSPSTDHAVRFLLTGKIDDHMYYRVESSIKGLAAAKDVDAELLVAGWVAPEALKQAQNLADELEVAERVRFLGRYTQEEAPGIYQAADAYIMTKHNDPCPNTVLEALASGLPVLYSDTGGVGELVGEAGIGLACEQGWDAPKVPTDEAMAQGMKDIVADLPTFAASARQRAEQRFDIRHWERRHREIFTQLLERT, from the coding sequence ATGTTACACGATCCGGTGATCAAAAAACTGATGCGGTTGGGTTGGGGCGGAGCCCTGGCCTTGCATGGCGCGTTGAATCTGGTGATCCCTAGAATGCGCAATGAAATCTGCGTCTTCTACGGCGGCGCTCGCCCGGGAGACGTGGGTGGACCGTTGGTCAAAGTGAAGCGTCTGCGTGGCTTATTTGCTGAGGCGTTTTGGGGCTTTAACCTCGTCTACACTCTGTCGAATACGCCTTACTTGCCGGACATCGCCTTAAAGGTGTTGGCTTGGCGCAGCGTGCCCTTGGTTCACAACCAAAATGGCGTGTTTTATTCGGGCTGGTACGCGGGGGATTGGCAGGGGCAAAATCAGCGCATGGCGCGCACCTACCACCAGGCCGATTACGTGTTTTATCAAAGCGAGTTTTGCAAGCGTTCGGCGGACAAATTCTTAGGCGAGCGAGAAGGTCCGGGTGAAATCCTCTACAACGCTGTGGATACGACCTTTTATTGCCCGGCGGAAAAAACGAGCCCGTCAACCGATCATGCGGTTCGGTTCTTGCTCACGGGCAAGATCGACGACCACATGTATTACCGGGTGGAAAGCTCCATCAAGGGGTTAGCCGCTGCCAAGGATGTGGATGCCGAGCTGTTGGTCGCCGGTTGGGTAGCTCCTGAGGCATTGAAGCAGGCACAAAACCTTGCCGACGAGTTGGAGGTGGCTGAACGGGTTCGCTTTTTGGGGCGCTACACCCAAGAAGAGGCCCCGGGCATATACCAGGCCGCTGATGCCTACATCATGACCAAGCACAACGACCCGTGTCCCAATACCGTGTTGGAAGCTTTGGCGTCAGGCTTGCCAGTGCTGTATTCCGATACCGGCGGTGTCGGAGAACTTGTTGGAGAAGCCGGTATCGGCTTGGCTTGTGAGCAAGGTTGGGATGCCCCCAAAGTGCCGACGGACGAGGCCATGGCCCAGGGGATGAAAGATATCGTTGCAGATTTGCCGACGTTCGCTGCTTCAGCCAGACAGCGCGCAGAGCAGCGCTTTGATATCCGCCACTGGGAAAGACGACATCGCGAAATTTTTACACAATTGCTGGAGCGTACGTGA
- a CDS encoding lysylphosphatidylglycerol synthase transmembrane domain-containing protein has protein sequence MTLRKSAPLLAKLVVSIGLLSWLFINLDTSSLLAYVNVATLSTVVALAMVNASFTFVLAYRWGLILSFLKSPLTLINAGKNIIIGMFFNQVLPSTIGGDVVRIWLAKRWGLSISVAANSIISDRIFGFMGLVLLCLFGWPFVYSLTENELMTIGEGIVIGIGISGVVSLYVIQHFPVRWKQMKVLSWLVGISNASIGVIVNSGSGTRIVVLSIIMHIFDITMVFIVAQVCDIALSWTTCAILLPPALLVSAAPISIAGWGVREGVVVFALGAAGVGVNEAIILSLFYGLIHALTGLIGGMVWVMTPHDELDLEREEELVNHTV, from the coding sequence ATGACGCTTCGAAAATCCGCCCCTCTACTGGCTAAGCTGGTCGTTTCCATCGGCTTGCTGAGTTGGCTCTTTATAAACTTGGATACGTCTTCTTTGTTGGCGTATGTCAATGTCGCAACGCTGTCGACCGTGGTCGCTCTGGCGATGGTCAATGCGTCGTTTACGTTTGTGTTGGCCTATCGCTGGGGATTGATTTTGAGCTTTCTCAAATCCCCTTTGACGCTGATCAATGCCGGAAAAAACATCATTATCGGTATGTTTTTCAACCAAGTATTGCCATCCACCATTGGCGGTGACGTGGTGCGCATCTGGTTGGCGAAACGTTGGGGGCTGAGCATTTCAGTTGCGGCCAATTCGATCATTTCGGACCGGATTTTCGGCTTCATGGGATTGGTGCTCTTGTGCCTGTTTGGCTGGCCGTTCGTATATTCCCTCACCGAAAACGAGCTGATGACCATTGGTGAAGGCATCGTCATCGGCATCGGTATTAGCGGTGTGGTGAGCTTGTATGTCATCCAACACTTCCCGGTGCGCTGGAAACAGATGAAGGTGTTGAGCTGGCTTGTGGGCATTTCCAACGCCTCTATTGGTGTGATCGTGAACTCCGGCTCGGGCACGCGCATCGTGGTGCTGTCCATCATCATGCATATATTTGATATTACGATGGTTTTCATCGTTGCCCAGGTATGTGACATCGCCTTGAGCTGGACCACGTGCGCGATTTTGTTGCCGCCGGCTTTGCTGGTTTCCGCAGCCCCGATTTCCATTGCGGGCTGGGGCGTGCGCGAAGGCGTGGTGGTCTTTGCTTTGGGTGCTGCTGGCGTGGGTGTAAATGAAGCGATAATCCTTTCGTTGTTCTATGGCCTTATTCACGCATTGACGGGCTTGATCGGCGGCATGGTTTGGGTGATGACCCCCCATGATGAGCTGGATCTGGAACGCGAAGAAGAGCTGGTTAACCACACTGTCTAA
- a CDS encoding O-antigen ligase family protein, with amino-acid sequence MIGAGVPLMMFGRSVMQADLALALLCTLVFAWRTPGVFSRVAQAGTPLIKGLMVLTALLWLPGFFESLDITKSFKTWSRTFVFIALCALIWAFLRHDKSYRELALKTLVVVTNTLTAISCISFWFWPELMEFLRNEHDLVLRPDLWLKSYGASTLCLAPVMVWAAYKLPKNWTASCLAAMVMCCIVIFETSNRASIAGLIGIVLTLAAVFSLRNQRARMPILAAAVLLVCVMFVWLLNFGPTFLSPPNAYLPTWLIDPHRQIIWKFTFEHTQEVMWFGRGIDTINLTPGTDGDASPGNLPLIPSHPHNWLLEIYSETGLAGLMSLLSLLAMVLWAHVKSALKNHDGNMHESLTILALSAGFWVSASFNFSIWSTWWLLTYFMLFALVTSFRNPETIPNEVAS; translated from the coding sequence TTGATCGGTGCCGGTGTGCCGCTGATGATGTTTGGACGCAGCGTGATGCAAGCTGACTTGGCGCTGGCATTGCTCTGCACGCTGGTTTTTGCATGGCGCACTCCAGGTGTATTTTCCCGCGTAGCGCAAGCGGGAACACCGCTTATCAAAGGGCTGATGGTGCTCACGGCTCTGCTATGGCTGCCTGGCTTCTTCGAAAGCCTGGACATCACCAAATCCTTTAAAACCTGGTCCAGAACTTTTGTGTTCATTGCCCTATGCGCGTTGATCTGGGCGTTTTTGCGACACGACAAAAGTTATCGCGAGCTCGCACTCAAGACTCTTGTTGTCGTTACCAACACCCTCACCGCGATTTCGTGCATCAGTTTCTGGTTTTGGCCGGAGCTGATGGAGTTTTTGAGAAACGAGCACGACCTCGTGTTGCGCCCGGATCTTTGGCTAAAGTCTTACGGCGCATCGACCTTATGCTTAGCACCCGTCATGGTCTGGGCTGCCTATAAGCTGCCAAAGAACTGGACTGCGAGCTGCCTCGCTGCAATGGTAATGTGCTGCATCGTCATTTTCGAAACGTCAAACCGTGCTTCGATCGCGGGGTTGATCGGTATCGTGCTCACCTTGGCAGCGGTCTTCAGTTTAAGAAACCAAAGGGCCCGCATGCCGATCCTTGCAGCAGCAGTCTTGTTGGTCTGCGTCATGTTCGTCTGGCTGCTGAACTTCGGGCCAACGTTTTTGTCCCCCCCCAACGCCTATCTGCCGACGTGGCTGATTGATCCGCACCGTCAAATTATCTGGAAATTCACTTTCGAACACACCCAAGAAGTCATGTGGTTCGGTCGCGGCATCGATACCATTAACCTCACGCCCGGCACCGACGGAGATGCTTCCCCGGGGAATTTGCCCTTGATACCGTCCCATCCGCACAACTGGCTCTTGGAAATATATTCTGAAACAGGATTGGCGGGGCTGATGTCTTTGTTGTCTCTCTTGGCCATGGTATTGTGGGCCCATGTCAAATCGGCATTGAAAAACCACGATGGGAATATGCATGAAAGCCTCACCATCTTAGCGCTCAGTGCAGGCTTTTGGGTCTCAGCATCGTTCAACTTTTCGATCTGGTCAACGTGGTGGCTTCTGACATATTTCATGCTTTTTGCGTTGGTGACATCTTTCCGCAACCCTGAAACGATTCCAAACGAAGTCGCAAGTTAA
- the fcl gene encoding GDP-L-fucose synthase has protein sequence MTDKVYSLAGKRVWVAGHKGMVGSALVRQLSKLDCEVLTADRNELDLLRQEAVEQWVHDKRPDAIFLAAGKVGGIYANDTWPADFIYNNLMIEANIIHSAFLNKVEKLLFLGSSCIYPKMAPQPMTEDALLTGPLEPTNEWYAIAKISGIKLCQAYRKQHGCDYISAMPTNLYGPGDNYDPVSSHVVAALIAKAHRAKVEDEQNIEIWGTGTPKREFLFVDDLADGLVYLMEHYSDHDHINIGSGIEATIQELANIIGEATGYDGGYTYNTDKPDGTPRKLMDCSRIHNMGWKSQTSLRDGMVNAYQWYLENTLS, from the coding sequence ATGACGGATAAAGTCTACTCTCTCGCAGGAAAACGTGTCTGGGTCGCCGGACACAAAGGCATGGTCGGCTCGGCATTGGTCCGGCAGCTGTCCAAGTTGGATTGCGAGGTTCTCACTGCGGATCGAAACGAACTGGACTTGCTGCGCCAAGAGGCCGTGGAACAGTGGGTGCATGACAAACGCCCGGACGCCATTTTTTTGGCTGCCGGGAAAGTTGGCGGCATCTATGCAAACGATACGTGGCCTGCGGACTTCATCTACAACAACCTCATGATTGAGGCGAACATCATTCATTCGGCCTTTTTAAACAAGGTGGAGAAGCTCTTATTCTTGGGATCGTCCTGCATCTATCCGAAGATGGCGCCCCAACCCATGACCGAAGACGCTTTGTTGACCGGCCCCTTGGAGCCCACCAACGAATGGTATGCCATTGCTAAAATTTCTGGCATCAAGTTGTGCCAAGCTTATCGCAAGCAACACGGTTGCGATTACATCTCCGCCATGCCGACCAACCTGTATGGCCCCGGCGACAACTACGACCCGGTTTCCAGCCATGTGGTTGCGGCACTGATCGCCAAAGCCCATCGTGCCAAAGTCGAAGACGAGCAAAATATTGAAATCTGGGGCACAGGCACGCCGAAACGAGAATTCTTGTTTGTTGACGACCTGGCCGATGGATTGGTCTATTTGATGGAACACTATTCCGATCACGATCACATCAACATCGGCAGCGGTATAGAAGCAACCATTCAAGAGCTTGCCAACATCATTGGCGAAGCAACAGGCTATGATGGCGGTTACACCTACAACACGGATAAGCCCGATGGTACGCCACGCAAGTTGATGGACTGCTCACGCATTCATAACATGGGCTGGAAGTCGCAAACATCGCTGCGTGACGGCATGGTCAACGCGTATCAATGGTACCTAGAGAACACTCTCTCTTAA